The Streptomyces tendae genome has a window encoding:
- a CDS encoding MFS transporter translates to MSVSRTFLDVRPLRTSLVFRRLLIGRTVSVLGSFMTMVTVMYQVWEMTHSAAWSGAVGLAQALPLVCFGLFAGAWVDRGDRRRIYLAATVGQAVCSLLLAVQGFTGHVPVAGVLALVAAQSACAAVGGPAAGVFVPRVLPKEQVASGLALYQVTAQSMMLIGPALGGLMLGWFGLGVCYLLDALSFLIAFYGAFGLPALPPEGEPSRAGLHGVLDGLRFLAGHRVVRGALVTDLAATVLSMPASLFPLINEERFGGDPRTLGLFMSAIAIGGVTASALSGTVTHLNRPGLVMLCGAGVWGAALAAFGMTSSPWAGLGLLVLAGAADALSVLSRTTIVQTRTPDALLGRVTAAEQIVGQAGPHLGNMRAGLVAGATSGATALVTGGLLCLLAVAWVATSTRELRGGVPALESS, encoded by the coding sequence GTGAGCGTGTCCCGCACGTTCCTCGACGTGCGTCCGCTGCGTACCTCGCTCGTCTTCCGACGGCTGCTGATCGGACGGACCGTGTCCGTGCTCGGCAGCTTCATGACCATGGTCACCGTCATGTACCAGGTCTGGGAGATGACCCACAGCGCGGCCTGGAGCGGTGCGGTGGGCCTCGCGCAGGCCCTGCCGCTCGTGTGCTTCGGCCTGTTCGCCGGGGCCTGGGTGGACCGGGGCGACCGGCGCCGGATCTATCTGGCCGCGACGGTCGGGCAGGCGGTGTGCTCGCTGCTGCTGGCGGTGCAGGGGTTCACCGGACACGTGCCGGTGGCCGGTGTGCTGGCCCTGGTGGCCGCCCAGTCCGCCTGCGCGGCGGTGGGCGGTCCGGCGGCCGGCGTGTTCGTGCCCCGGGTGCTGCCCAAGGAGCAGGTGGCTTCCGGACTGGCCCTCTACCAGGTCACCGCCCAGTCGATGATGCTGATCGGCCCCGCGCTCGGGGGGCTGATGCTCGGCTGGTTCGGCCTGGGCGTCTGCTATCTGCTGGACGCGCTCAGCTTCCTCATCGCCTTCTACGGTGCGTTCGGGCTGCCCGCGCTGCCGCCCGAGGGTGAGCCGTCGCGGGCCGGTCTGCACGGCGTGCTGGACGGGCTGCGCTTCCTGGCGGGCCACCGGGTGGTGCGGGGCGCGCTGGTCACCGACCTGGCCGCCACGGTGCTGTCCATGCCGGCCAGCCTCTTCCCGCTGATCAACGAGGAGCGGTTCGGCGGTGACCCGCGCACGCTGGGTCTGTTCATGTCGGCGATAGCGATCGGCGGGGTGACGGCGTCGGCGCTGTCCGGGACGGTGACCCACCTGAACCGTCCGGGCCTGGTGATGCTGTGCGGCGCGGGCGTCTGGGGAGCCGCGCTGGCCGCGTTCGGCATGACGAGCAGCCCCTGGGCGGGGCTCGGCCTGCTGGTCCTGGCCGGGGCGGCCGACGCACTCTCGGTGCTCTCACGCACCACGATCGTGCAGACCCGTACGCCCGATGCCCTGCTCGGCCGGGTCACCGCCGCCGAGCAGATCGTCGGACAGGCCGGCCCGCACCTCGGCAACATGCGGGCGGGGCTGGTGGCGGGGGCGACCTCCGGTGCGACGGCCCTGGTGACGGGCGGGCTGCTGTGCCTGCTCGCGGTGGCCTGGGTCGCCACGAGCACGCGCGAACTGCGCGGAGGCGTCCCCGCGCTGGAGTCGTCCTGA
- a CDS encoding helix-turn-helix domain-containing protein — protein sequence MRVADGDFPTVVNSGYTIKITHGGSAPPFQYLGRTQDPPVPGAVTVIEPHEVVSCLAQDKAAADGRALVQLMFIDAALLPVGTGRPRFHEVTYADRGLFNGIAALHRGLADGEDGLDLESSLILLLNILLARHADAPGTASPALRPFALRQVREMLHSQLDSNIKLDDLAAVAGCSKRHLIRSFRQAYGVPPHHYRTLLRLARAKSMLAAGRSVAETAAELGYCDQSQLNRHFRREFGMSAGGYARTVR from the coding sequence GTGCGCGTTGCCGACGGCGACTTCCCGACCGTCGTGAACAGCGGGTACACCATCAAGATCACGCACGGCGGCTCCGCACCCCCTTTTCAGTACCTCGGGCGAACCCAGGACCCCCCTGTGCCTGGCGCGGTGACGGTGATCGAGCCCCATGAGGTCGTGAGCTGCCTCGCTCAGGACAAAGCCGCCGCTGACGGCCGGGCCCTCGTGCAACTGATGTTCATTGATGCCGCGCTCCTGCCGGTCGGCACAGGCCGGCCGCGCTTCCACGAGGTGACCTATGCAGACCGCGGCCTCTTCAACGGCATCGCTGCGCTGCACAGGGGTTTGGCGGACGGCGAGGACGGCTTGGACCTCGAGTCCTCGCTGATCCTCCTGCTGAACATCCTGCTCGCCAGGCATGCGGATGCTCCCGGCACAGCGAGTCCGGCACTTCGGCCTTTCGCGCTTCGTCAAGTACGGGAGATGCTCCACAGCCAACTGGACTCCAACATCAAGCTCGACGACCTCGCGGCAGTCGCCGGTTGCAGCAAACGCCACTTGATCAGGAGTTTCCGGCAGGCTTACGGGGTTCCACCGCACCATTACCGGACCCTGCTGCGCCTGGCACGCGCCAAGTCCATGCTGGCAGCGGGACGATCCGTGGCAGAGACCGCCGCCGAGCTTGGTTACTGTGACCAGAGCCAGCTCAACCGGCACTTCCGGCGGGAGTTCGGCATGAGCGCAGGTGGTTATGCCAGGACCGTGCGGTAG
- a CDS encoding LacI family DNA-binding transcriptional regulator yields MTVTLADVAARAQVSPATVSRVLNGNYPVAASTRERVLKAVDELDYVLNGPASSLAAATSDLVGILVNDIADPFFGIMASAIQSEIGGPGGRAGGERLAVVCNTGGSPERELTYLTLLQRQRAAAVVLTGGAIEDARHKAAMDAKLRKLADAGTRVVLCGRPPAPETGAIALAFDNRGGGQELTEHLIGLGHRRLGYIAGPEERTTTRHRLEGHRAALAAHGVEEDPRWTVHGRYDRRSGYEATVELLRRDPSLTAVVAANDSVALGACAALRESGLRIPDDVSVAGFDDLPFSIDVVPSLTTVRLPLAEAGARAGRIAMGREDAPPGGIASVRGELMVRGSTTGPRA; encoded by the coding sequence ATGACGGTGACCCTGGCGGACGTGGCGGCACGCGCGCAGGTCTCACCCGCGACGGTGTCGCGCGTGCTCAACGGGAACTATCCCGTGGCCGCGTCCACGCGGGAGCGGGTGCTGAAGGCCGTGGACGAACTGGACTACGTCCTCAACGGCCCCGCCAGTTCCCTCGCCGCCGCCACCTCCGACCTGGTCGGCATCCTGGTCAACGACATCGCCGACCCGTTCTTCGGGATCATGGCGAGCGCGATCCAGTCGGAGATCGGCGGTCCCGGCGGGCGCGCGGGCGGGGAGAGACTCGCCGTGGTGTGCAACACGGGGGGCTCGCCCGAGCGTGAACTGACCTATCTCACGCTCCTCCAGCGGCAGCGGGCGGCTGCCGTGGTGCTGACCGGCGGGGCGATCGAGGACGCGCGGCACAAGGCGGCGATGGACGCGAAGCTGCGGAAGCTGGCGGATGCCGGGACGCGGGTGGTGCTGTGCGGGCGTCCGCCGGCACCGGAGACCGGGGCGATCGCGCTGGCCTTCGACAACCGGGGCGGCGGGCAGGAGCTCACCGAGCACCTGATCGGGCTCGGGCACCGGCGGCTGGGGTACATCGCGGGCCCCGAGGAGCGCACCACGACCCGGCACCGTCTGGAGGGCCACCGGGCCGCACTGGCCGCGCACGGCGTCGAGGAGGACCCCCGCTGGACGGTGCACGGGCGGTACGACCGGCGGTCGGGGTACGAGGCGACCGTGGAACTCCTGCGGCGTGACCCGTCGTTGACCGCGGTGGTCGCGGCGAACGACTCCGTCGCGCTGGGCGCCTGCGCGGCGCTGCGGGAGTCGGGGCTGCGGATCCCGGACGACGTGTCGGTGGCCGGCTTCGACGACCTGCCGTTCAGCATCGACGTGGTGCCGTCACTGACGACGGTCCGCCTGCCGCTGGCGGAGGCGGGCGCCCGGGCCGGCCGGATCGCCATGGGCCGCGAGGACGCCCCGCCCGGGGGGATCGCCTCCGTACGGGGGGAGTTGATGGTCCGCGGCTCGACGACGGGCCCACGTGCCTGA
- a CDS encoding alpha/beta hydrolase family protein, giving the protein MSKPYSDAADIPVNASQPVLTYHPVTLDVPGRPVPLEVKVSIPANGTDLPLILLSHGHGMANFLSSYNGYGPLANFFAAHGFAVIQPTHLDSTALGLRDTDLRDAPLFWRDRATDMHTILDRLDDIEAAVPGLAERRIDRDRVGAVGHSLGGNTVSLLLGARMLDPEDDRPKDLSDSRVKAGVLIGAPGIGNDEHFAEWARTNYPVLYYTDFEHMTGTGLIIVGDQDLNPNFSNRLSYRADAYSASPGGNKTMVTMYGAGHIFGGISGYDAAETGDENPERVATLRALVWAYLRSRLYSGDPSWKNAVNALENGEDPMAMVETR; this is encoded by the coding sequence ATGAGCAAGCCGTACAGCGACGCCGCCGACATCCCGGTCAACGCGTCGCAACCCGTCCTCACCTACCACCCTGTCACCCTCGACGTCCCCGGCCGGCCCGTGCCGCTGGAGGTCAAGGTGTCGATCCCCGCGAACGGCACCGACCTGCCGCTCATCCTCCTGTCCCACGGGCACGGGATGGCCAACTTCCTGTCTTCCTACAACGGCTACGGGCCGCTGGCGAACTTCTTCGCCGCCCACGGGTTCGCGGTCATCCAGCCGACCCACCTGGACTCGACGGCCCTCGGTCTGCGCGACACCGATCTGAGGGACGCGCCCCTGTTCTGGCGTGACCGCGCCACCGACATGCACACCATCCTCGACCGCCTCGACGACATCGAGGCCGCCGTCCCCGGTCTTGCCGAACGGCGGATCGACAGGGACCGTGTCGGCGCCGTAGGACACTCCCTGGGCGGCAACACCGTCTCTCTCCTCCTCGGAGCCCGGATGCTGGACCCGGAGGACGACCGGCCGAAGGACCTCTCCGACTCTCGTGTCAAGGCGGGGGTGCTCATCGGAGCTCCGGGCATCGGCAACGACGAGCACTTCGCCGAGTGGGCCAGGACGAACTACCCGGTGCTGTACTACACCGACTTCGAGCACATGACAGGCACCGGCCTGATCATCGTGGGCGATCAGGACCTCAACCCCAACTTCTCCAATCGGCTCAGCTACCGTGCTGACGCCTACTCGGCCAGCCCCGGCGGCAACAAGACCATGGTGACCATGTACGGCGCCGGTCACATCTTCGGTGGCATATCCGGATACGACGCGGCAGAAACCGGCGACGAGAATCCCGAGCGCGTGGCGACTCTGCGGGCTCTCGTGTGGGCCTACCTGCGCAGCCGGCTCTACTCGGGCGACCCGTCCTGGAAGAACGCGGTGAACGCCCTGGAGAACGGTGAAGACCCGATGGCCATGGTCGAAACGAGGTAG
- a CDS encoding Gfo/Idh/MocA family protein, with protein sequence MTRKTVRIAMNGVTGRMGYRQHLVRSILALREQGGLDLGDGTVLWPEPVLVGRREHALRALAERHGLEHLSTDLDAVLADDSVDIYFDAQVTSAREEAIRKAIAAGKHVYTEKPTATGLDGALELARLAAEKGIKHGVVQDKLFLPGLLKLKRLIDGGFFGRVLSVRGEFGYWVFEGDWQEAQRPSWNYRAEDGGGIVVDMFPHWEYVLHELFGRVRSVQALTATHVPQRWDENGKPYDATADDAAYGVFELDGGAIAQINSSWAVRVHRDELVEFQVDGTEGSAVAGLRTCRVQHRSATPKPVWNPDIPATEVFRDQWQEVPDNGEFDNGFKAQWELFLKHVYADAPYHWDLLAGARGVQLAELGLRSSAEGRRLDVPEIAL encoded by the coding sequence GTGACACGCAAGACGGTGCGTATCGCCATGAACGGTGTGACCGGGCGCATGGGTTACCGGCAGCACCTCGTCCGCTCCATCCTGGCCCTGCGCGAGCAGGGCGGACTCGACCTCGGCGACGGCACCGTGCTGTGGCCGGAGCCGGTCCTCGTCGGCCGCCGCGAGCACGCGCTGAGGGCGCTGGCCGAGCGCCACGGCCTCGAACACCTCTCCACCGACCTGGACGCGGTCCTCGCCGACGACAGCGTCGACATCTACTTCGACGCCCAGGTGACCTCCGCCCGCGAGGAGGCGATCCGCAAGGCGATCGCCGCCGGCAAGCACGTCTACACCGAGAAGCCCACCGCCACCGGCCTCGACGGCGCCCTGGAACTGGCCCGGCTCGCCGCGGAGAAGGGCATCAAGCACGGAGTCGTCCAGGACAAGCTGTTCCTCCCGGGCCTGCTCAAGCTGAAGCGCCTGATCGACGGCGGCTTCTTCGGCCGCGTCCTGTCGGTGCGCGGCGAGTTCGGCTACTGGGTCTTCGAGGGCGACTGGCAGGAGGCGCAGCGCCCGTCCTGGAACTACCGCGCGGAGGACGGCGGCGGCATCGTCGTCGACATGTTCCCGCACTGGGAGTACGTGCTGCACGAGCTGTTCGGCCGGGTCCGGTCCGTGCAGGCGCTCACCGCCACCCACGTTCCGCAGCGCTGGGACGAGAACGGCAAGCCCTACGACGCCACCGCCGACGACGCCGCGTACGGCGTCTTCGAGCTCGACGGCGGCGCGATCGCCCAGATCAACTCCTCCTGGGCGGTGCGCGTCCACCGCGACGAACTGGTCGAGTTCCAGGTCGACGGCACCGAGGGCTCCGCCGTCGCGGGCCTGCGCACCTGCCGCGTCCAGCACCGCTCCGCCACCCCCAAGCCGGTGTGGAACCCGGACATCCCCGCCACCGAGGTCTTCCGCGACCAGTGGCAGGAGGTGCCGGACAACGGCGAGTTCGACAACGGCTTCAAGGCCCAGTGGGAGCTGTTCCTCAAGCACGTGTACGCCGACGCCCCCTACCACTGGGACCTGCTGGCCGGCGCCCGCGGCGTCCAGCTCGCCGAACTGGGCCTGAGGTCCTCAGCCGAGGGCCGCCGTCTCGACGTACCGGAGATCGCCCTGTGA
- a CDS encoding sugar phosphate isomerase/epimerase family protein, with product MKLAFSTLGVPGLPLPEVTALATAHGYHGVELRAHPEEPVHTGLTAEQRADVAAEFKAAGVDILGVAGYARLAAPGDDEPVLTEVRALLDLARDIGAPFVRVFPGGGDEQSAEEADATAARRLGTAAEYATDRGVRILLETHDSHRTGADAMRVLGLVGHRQVGALWDVMHTWLGGEQPVDTFAALSPHLGYVQVKDIASTQDTSPLALGAGVLPLTDVVEVLSRNGWDGWLCWEYEKRWYADAAPLPGLLAPGREHLARLLNDSA from the coding sequence ATGAAACTGGCGTTCTCCACTCTCGGCGTCCCCGGCCTCCCCCTCCCCGAGGTGACGGCCCTGGCGACCGCGCACGGCTACCACGGTGTCGAGCTGCGCGCCCACCCCGAGGAGCCCGTGCACACGGGCCTCACCGCCGAGCAGCGGGCCGACGTGGCCGCCGAGTTCAAGGCGGCCGGGGTCGACATCCTGGGGGTGGCCGGATACGCCCGGCTCGCCGCCCCCGGCGACGACGAACCGGTGCTCACCGAGGTGCGGGCGCTGCTCGACCTCGCCCGCGACATCGGCGCCCCGTTCGTCCGGGTCTTCCCCGGCGGAGGCGACGAGCAGAGCGCCGAGGAGGCGGACGCGACGGCTGCCCGGCGGCTGGGCACGGCCGCCGAGTACGCGACCGACCGGGGCGTGCGGATCCTGCTGGAGACCCACGACTCGCACCGCACCGGCGCGGACGCCATGCGGGTGCTGGGGCTGGTGGGGCACCGGCAGGTGGGCGCGCTGTGGGACGTGATGCACACGTGGCTGGGCGGTGAGCAGCCGGTGGACACCTTCGCCGCGCTGTCGCCGCACCTCGGGTACGTCCAGGTGAAGGACATCGCCTCGACGCAGGACACGTCGCCGCTGGCGCTGGGGGCCGGGGTGCTGCCGTTGACCGACGTCGTCGAGGTGCTCTCCCGGAACGGCTGGGACGGGTGGCTGTGCTGGGAGTACGAGAAGCGGTGGTACGCCGACGCGGCGCCGCTGCCCGGGCTCCTCGCTCCCGGCCGCGAGCACCTGGCGCGCCTGCTGAACGACTCGGCCTGA
- a CDS encoding sugar phosphate isomerase/epimerase family protein: MSDLTRFSVNQMTVKQLTLPELVAACRDMGVPAVGLWRAPVQEYGVEAAAKLVRDAGLAVTTLCRGGFLTAIDADERAAALADNRRAVDEAATLGTDTLVLVSGGLPPGSKDLHGARERIADALTELAPYAEDHGVRLAIEPLHPMFASDRCVVSTLTQALDLAERFPAHQVGVTVDTYHVWWDDTAPEAIARAGAQHRIHTFQLADWITPLPEGVLNGRGQIGDGAIDMRAWQRHVEAAGYSGSIEVELFNEELWARDGRELLAETARRWAENVEV; the protein is encoded by the coding sequence GTGAGCGACCTGACCCGCTTCAGCGTCAACCAGATGACCGTCAAGCAGCTCACGCTGCCCGAACTGGTCGCCGCGTGCCGCGACATGGGCGTCCCGGCCGTCGGCCTGTGGCGCGCACCGGTCCAGGAGTACGGCGTGGAGGCGGCCGCCAAGCTCGTACGGGACGCGGGTCTGGCGGTGACGACGCTGTGCCGTGGCGGCTTCCTCACCGCGATCGACGCGGACGAGCGGGCGGCGGCCCTCGCCGACAACCGCCGCGCCGTCGACGAGGCGGCCACGCTCGGCACGGACACCCTGGTCCTGGTCTCGGGCGGGCTCCCGCCCGGCTCGAAGGACCTGCACGGCGCCCGGGAGCGCATCGCGGACGCGCTGACGGAACTGGCCCCCTACGCCGAGGACCACGGGGTGAGACTGGCGATCGAGCCGCTGCACCCGATGTTCGCGTCCGACCGCTGCGTGGTCTCGACGCTCACCCAGGCCCTGGACCTCGCCGAACGCTTCCCGGCCCACCAGGTCGGCGTCACGGTCGACACGTACCACGTCTGGTGGGACGACACGGCTCCCGAGGCGATCGCCCGCGCGGGCGCGCAGCACCGCATCCACACCTTCCAGCTCGCCGACTGGATCACCCCGCTCCCGGAGGGCGTCCTCAACGGCCGCGGCCAGATCGGCGACGGGGCGATCGACATGCGCGCGTGGCAGCGCCACGTGGAGGCGGCCGGCTACTCGGGCTCCATCGAGGTGGAGCTCTTCAACGAGGAGCTGTGGGCGAGGGACGGCCGCGAACTCCTCGCGGAGACGGCTCGGCGGTGGGCGGAGAACGTGGAGGTGTGA
- the rbsD gene encoding D-ribose pyranase, which translates to MKKHGILNRHLSGALAELGHTDGVLVCDAGMPIPAGPRVVDLAFRAGVPSFAEVLEGLLAELAVEGATAAQEVRDANPAAASLLAGHFPDLAYVTHERLKELTSGARLVVRTGEASPYANVLLRCGVFF; encoded by the coding sequence GTGAAGAAGCACGGGATCCTGAACCGGCACCTCTCCGGCGCCCTCGCCGAACTCGGTCACACCGACGGGGTGCTGGTGTGCGACGCGGGCATGCCGATACCGGCCGGGCCGCGCGTGGTGGACCTGGCCTTCCGGGCCGGGGTGCCGTCGTTCGCGGAGGTGCTGGAAGGACTGCTCGCGGAGCTGGCCGTCGAGGGGGCGACGGCGGCGCAGGAGGTACGGGACGCGAACCCGGCGGCGGCGTCGCTGCTGGCCGGCCACTTCCCGGACCTGGCCTACGTCACGCACGAGCGGCTGAAGGAACTGACGTCCGGCGCACGGCTGGTGGTCCGCACGGGCGAGGCGAGTCCGTACGCGAACGTGCTGCTGCGGTGCGGGGTCTTCTTCTGA
- a CDS encoding ribokinase yields the protein MYDYDLLVVGSANADLVIGVERRPGAGETVLGSDLAVHPGGKGANQAVAAARLGARTALLARVGDDGHGRLLLDSLRAAGVDTVGVLVGGAPTGVALITVDPSGDNSIVVSPGANGRLAPSDVRAAASLFHASRVVSTQLEIPLESVAEVVRSLAPDSRFVLNPSPPQPLPAEVLAACDPLIVNEHEAKVILGDSAGVSEEPEDWARLLLAKGPRSVVVTLGGEGALVASAEGVTRVPSVKVEAVDTTGAGDAFTAALAWRLGTGEPLAEAAAYAARVGAAAVTKEGAQVSFPTAAEVAAL from the coding sequence ATGTACGACTACGACCTCCTGGTCGTCGGCTCGGCCAACGCCGACCTGGTGATCGGGGTGGAGCGCCGGCCGGGCGCCGGGGAGACGGTGCTCGGCTCCGACCTGGCCGTGCACCCGGGCGGCAAGGGCGCGAACCAGGCGGTCGCGGCCGCCCGGCTCGGCGCGCGCACGGCCCTGCTGGCGCGGGTCGGCGACGACGGGCACGGCAGGCTGCTGCTGGACTCGCTGCGCGCGGCCGGGGTGGACACGGTGGGCGTGCTGGTGGGCGGGGCGCCGACCGGTGTCGCGCTGATCACGGTGGACCCTTCGGGCGACAACAGCATCGTCGTCTCGCCGGGCGCGAACGGCCGGCTGGCCCCGTCGGACGTGCGGGCCGCCGCGAGCCTCTTCCATGCCTCGCGGGTGGTGTCGACGCAGCTGGAGATCCCGTTGGAGTCGGTGGCGGAGGTGGTGCGGAGCCTGGCGCCGGACAGCCGTTTCGTCCTCAACCCCTCGCCGCCGCAGCCGCTGCCTGCGGAGGTGCTGGCGGCCTGCGACCCGTTGATCGTCAACGAGCACGAGGCGAAGGTGATCCTGGGCGACAGCGCCGGGGTGAGCGAGGAACCCGAGGACTGGGCGCGGCTGTTGCTGGCGAAGGGCCCGCGTTCGGTCGTGGTGACGCTGGGCGGCGAGGGCGCACTGGTGGCGTCCGCGGAGGGCGTCACGCGGGTTCCGTCGGTGAAGGTGGAGGCCGTGGACACCACCGGTGCCGGGGACGCGTTCACCGCCGCGCTGGCCTGGCGGCTGGGCACGGGCGAGCCGCTCGCCGAGGCCGCCGCCTACGCGGCCCGGGTGGGCGCGGCGGCGGTCACGAAGGAGGGGGCGCAGGTGTCGTTCCCGACGGCGGCGGAGGTCGCGGCGCTGTGA
- a CDS encoding EamA family transporter — protein sequence MRPSHVLLAVLVAAVWGVNFTVIEVGLDHFPPLLFSALRFLVAALPAVFLVGPPKVAWKWIVGVGLALGVAKFGLLFIGMDTGMPGGLSSLVLQVQAVFTALFAFALLGERPTGVRLLGMAVALAGIGVAAVDEGASGPLTGFALVVAAAACWGVSNILTRRASPPDALNFMIWVSTVPVLPLLALSLLVEGPSADLAALRSLDWSGGATVLYVAWGATVFGFGAWGWLLHRHPASTVAPFSLLVPVFGMTSAALFLGESVTPLRWCAAALLVGGVALTSLSRGGTAGRNPAEAVTEPVRQAGASSEGSLPGESAQGPGASLRA from the coding sequence ATGCGACCGTCACACGTCCTTCTCGCCGTCCTCGTCGCCGCCGTGTGGGGAGTGAACTTCACCGTTATCGAGGTCGGGCTCGACCACTTCCCGCCGCTGCTCTTCTCCGCGCTGCGCTTCCTGGTCGCGGCCCTGCCCGCGGTGTTCCTCGTCGGGCCGCCCAAGGTGGCGTGGAAGTGGATCGTGGGGGTGGGACTCGCCCTCGGGGTCGCCAAGTTCGGGCTGCTGTTCATCGGCATGGACACCGGGATGCCGGGCGGGCTGTCCTCGCTGGTGCTCCAGGTCCAGGCGGTGTTCACGGCCCTGTTCGCCTTCGCCCTCCTCGGCGAACGCCCCACCGGGGTACGGCTGCTGGGGATGGCCGTGGCGCTGGCCGGCATCGGCGTGGCGGCGGTCGACGAGGGCGCCTCGGGCCCGCTGACCGGCTTCGCCCTCGTCGTCGCGGCGGCGGCCTGCTGGGGCGTCTCCAACATCCTCACCCGCCGGGCGTCGCCCCCCGACGCCCTGAACTTCATGATCTGGGTCAGCACGGTCCCGGTGCTGCCGCTGCTCGCCCTCTCGCTGCTCGTCGAGGGCCCGTCGGCGGACCTGGCCGCGCTGCGCTCCCTGGACTGGTCCGGCGGGGCCACGGTCCTCTACGTCGCCTGGGGCGCCACGGTGTTCGGCTTCGGCGCCTGGGGCTGGCTCCTGCACCGCCACCCCGCGTCCACGGTCGCCCCGTTCTCCCTCCTGGTCCCGGTCTTCGGCATGACGTCGGCGGCCCTGTTCCTGGGCGAGTCCGTCACCCCGCTGCGGTGGTGCGCGGCGGCGCTGCTGGTGGGCGGGGTGGCGCTGACGTCCCTGAGCCGGGGCGGGACGGCGGGGCGCAACCCGGCGGAGGCCGTCACGGAGCCCGTACGGCAGGCTGGGGCCAGCTCCGAGGGGTCCCTGCCGGGGGAGTCGGCGCAGGGGCCGGGGGCTTCGCTCCGCGCGTGA
- a CDS encoding dihydrodipicolinate synthase family protein: MTLHLPDAHGALRVYEPRTEPLALAPGAPLTSRTVFSAAHVVADPYADVTPDSPAAVDWDATLAFRRHLWAHGLGVAEAMDTAQRGMGLDWAGAAELIRRSAAEAKAAGGRIACGVGTDQLTGGPATLAEVRAAYEEQLAVVEESGAQAVLMASRALAATARGPEDHLEVYGHLLRQAAEPVILHWLGPMFDPALEGYWGSADLDAATDTFLDVIAAHPDKVDGIKVSLLDARREIDIRRRLPKGVRCYTGDDFHYPELIAGDEQGFSHALLGIFDPLGPLAAEAVRVLDTGDRDGFRALLDPTVELSRHLFRAPTRFYKTGVVFLAWLAGHQSHFTMVGGLQSARSLPHLARAYELADRLGLFPDPKLAEDRMRTLLHLYGVTP; encoded by the coding sequence GTGACCCTGCACCTGCCCGACGCGCACGGCGCCCTGCGCGTCTACGAACCCCGCACCGAGCCCCTCGCCCTCGCCCCCGGCGCCCCCCTCACCTCCCGCACGGTCTTCTCCGCCGCGCACGTCGTCGCCGACCCGTACGCCGACGTCACCCCCGACTCGCCCGCCGCCGTCGACTGGGACGCCACTCTCGCCTTCCGCCGTCACCTGTGGGCGCACGGTCTGGGCGTCGCCGAGGCGATGGACACCGCGCAGCGCGGCATGGGCCTGGACTGGGCGGGCGCGGCCGAGCTGATCCGCCGCTCCGCCGCCGAGGCGAAGGCGGCCGGCGGCCGTATCGCCTGCGGCGTCGGCACCGACCAGCTGACCGGCGGTCCGGCGACCCTCGCCGAGGTCCGCGCGGCCTACGAGGAACAGCTCGCGGTCGTCGAGGAGTCGGGCGCGCAGGCCGTCCTCATGGCCTCCCGCGCCCTCGCCGCCACGGCCCGCGGCCCCGAGGACCACCTGGAGGTCTACGGCCACCTCCTCCGCCAGGCCGCGGAGCCCGTCATCCTGCACTGGCTCGGCCCCATGTTCGACCCGGCGCTGGAGGGCTACTGGGGCTCGGCCGACCTCGACGCCGCCACCGACACCTTCCTCGACGTCATCGCCGCCCACCCCGACAAGGTCGACGGCATCAAGGTCTCCCTGCTGGACGCGCGGCGTGAGATCGACATCCGCCGCCGCCTGCCGAAGGGCGTGCGCTGCTACACCGGCGACGACTTCCACTACCCCGAACTGATCGCGGGCGACGAACAGGGCTTCAGCCACGCCCTGCTCGGCATCTTCGACCCGCTCGGCCCGCTGGCCGCGGAGGCCGTCCGGGTCCTCGACACCGGCGACAGGGACGGCTTCCGCGCCCTCCTCGACCCCACCGTCGAGCTGTCCCGCCACCTGTTCCGGGCGCCCACCCGCTTCTACAAGACCGGCGTGGTGTTCCTGGCCTGGCTGGCCGGCCACCAGTCCCACTTCACGATGGTCGGCGGCCTGCAGTCCGCCCGCTCCCTGCCCCACCTCGCCCGCGCCTACGAACTCGCCGACCGCCTCGGCCTGTTCCCTGACCCCAAGCTGGCCGAGGACCGGATGAGGACCCTGCTGCACCTGTACGGAGTGACCCCGTGA